GGTATTTCAAGCCAATCGGGACGATCCAGACCGTCTTCCCCGCCGCTCGCCGTTTCTTGAGGGCCGAGCAGGCGATGGTCGCCACCCCTTCCCGGATCGGAGTGAGCCGGTCGGCCATGTGGTAGATCTCGCCTTCCGGGAACACGACCAGGGGGTTCGGCCGATCGCCGAGCAGCTCGACCGCGGTCTTGAAGGCCCGGAGGTCAGTCCCCTCGCGGTCGACCGGGAAGCACCCGACGCGGGGCAAGACGTAGCCGGCTTTCCCTTGGAAAATCTGGAACGCGGCCATGTAGAAAAACGGCCGATGCAGCCGCATGCTCAACTCAAAGACAACCCCGGCGTCGGCGTCGTCGCAGTGGTTCGGGGCGATCAGGACCCCGTCTCCGCGATCGATCAGCTCGGCCAGCCGGTCGAGGCCCTCGATGTCGTACTGTTCGATTCGTTGCTCGCGGCGGAGCATTCGTCGAAAGGTGATCGCTCCGGCTCGGACCCAGAACGGCGAGACACTCGGGGCTCGAACACGGTGGGTCAACTCGTCCGACAAGGGTAAGCGCCTCATTTCACCCTCGGATTCTCGGGATTTTTGCAAGGATCTGGTTCGAGTCGGGTCCACCAACCACGACGATCGCTCACCGGCATGATGAGAATCGGAGGCCGAGCCATGCCACCTCCGCGGCGATCGGTCCCTTTCGTCGAGGGGGCCGACAACGTTAGGATACGTCGTCAATCCTGCCCGAGCCGATTTTGAAGGACAACGCCCCGATGACGCTCAACCGCTGGCTCGCGCCGCTTTCTCTCTGTCTGGTGATGACCACGGTCGAGGCCCAGGGCTTCGGCTCCCTTCCGACCCGGAGCGCTGAGCCTGTGGAGCCGATCCCCGCGACCACGGGCCAGCCTGATCCTGCCGCCGTGACTGCGCCGGCGGTCGGCCTCGCCCCCCGATTCGAGGTCAGCGTGGTCGAAGGGTTGCTCGACGCTCCGACCGACGGCCGTCTCGTCGTGATCCTCTCGCGTCGTGCTCGCCCCGAGCCGCGAGACGCCCTCAGCCTGCCCGTCCCTGGCTCGCCGGCCGTGCTGGGCGTCGATGCGGAACTGGTCGCCCCCGGCACGGTCACGCTCGTCGATGCTTCGGCCCGGAGCTTCCCCATCGCGGCCCTGGAGAACCTGCCTGCCGGCGACTATGTCGCTCAGGCCGTGTTGATGCGCAACCCGGATTTGCTCCTGCTCGACGCCCCCGGCAATCTCTCCAGCGCCCCGACTCCCGTCCGGCTCGATCCGGCCGACACCGATCCGATCTCTCTGGAACTCACCCGGATCGACCCCCCCGAACGCCTGCCCGACGATACCGATCTGGTCCGTTATCTGAAGGTTCCGTCGAAGCTGTTGAGCGAGTTCCACGGTCGGCCGATGTTCCTCCGTGTCGCCGTGGTCCTCCCTCGGGATTACGGCAAGGACCCGAGCCTGCGCTATCCGCTTCGGGTCCACATCGGCGGCTTCGGCTCGCGCTTCACCGCCGCCCGCCGTCGGATGGCTGAGGGTTCCCCCTTCCGCCGGATGTGGCTCGACGACGACACCCCACGCTTCCTCATGCTCTTTCTCGACGGGGCCGGGCCGCTTGGCGACCCGTATCAGGTGAATTCGGCCAATCATGGACCGTATGGGGACGCGATCACGCAAGAACTGATCCCCTACGTCGAGCGCCTGTATCGCGGCATCGGCCAGGGATACGCCCGCGTCCTCGACGGCGGATCGACCGGCGGCTGGGTGTCGGTCGCGCTCCAGGTCTTCTATCCGGATTTCTTCAACGGCTGCTGGTCAAGCTGCCCCGATAGCCTCGACTTCCGCTCCTTCCAACTGATCAACATCTACGACGACGCCAACGCCTACACCACTGCCGACGGCACCGAGCGCCCCGCCTTCCGCCGCGAAGACGGCACCCCCGTCTACGCCATGCGAGACGAGTGCAGCCTCGAAAACGCCCTCGGCCTGGGCGGTTCGTGGGCCATGTCCGGCGGCCAGTGGGGTTCCTGGAACGCCACCTACAGCCCGAGAGGCCCCGACGGTCGCCCCGTCCCCCTCTGGGACCCCGTCACCGGCGCGATCGACACCTCCGTCCTCGACCACTGGGCCAAGTACGATATCCGCCGCGTTCTCGAAACCAACTGGCAGATGCTTGGACCCAAGCTGCGCGGCAAAATTCATATCTGGATGGGCGATGCCGACAATTTCTTCCTCGAAGACGCCCTCCAGCGCCTCGAAGCCTTCCTCGAGACCGCCGACCCTCCCTTCGAAGGCTCCATCGTTTACGGTGCAGGGGAAGGCCATTGCTGGTCTGGCATCACCGAGTCGGAGATGATGCAGCAAATGGCCGAGGCTGTGGTCTCGGGAGCACCCCGCTAGGAATCCGTCGCCCTGTCTGCCGAAACGTGGGACGGTTCGATGGACGTCGAGACCGCGATTCGAAACGCCGAAGCATTACTCCCCGGCGAGCCGGTGCCGGTTGACGAAGGCGAGGACCCCCGCTGGCAAGCCATTCTTGAGGTGGAGGATTTCGTCGAGTCGGACCCCGAGCCCGTCTGGTTATTCATTGCTCGCTGGGGCGGCCATCCTCAGGAAGACTTGCGGAATGCGATCGCGTGCTGTCTGCTGGAGCATCTGCTCGAATGCCACTTCACCGCATTCTTCCCTCGTGTCGAGGAACGGGCTTTGGATGAACCGCTATTCGCAGAGATGTTTTTGCGATGCTGGCAGTTGGGGCAGTCCGAGGAGCCCGGCAACGCGGAACGGTTCGAATCGCTGAGACACCGAATCCAGGCACAAGCCAGAGCGTAGCAGGCTCGCCGCATCGCCCGATTGTTCCATGACCCTTTGCCATGACCATCTCCATCCGCCCGTTTCGCGAATCCGACCGCTCGATCCTTCGAGCCATGACCATCGAGGCCTTCGAAGGCGTGTCGATCGACCACAACATCGACCGCCTTCTCGGTCCGATCGCGGCCGAGGACTGGCGGACCCGCAAGGGGAAGCACGTCGATGACGACCTCGATGCCCCCGGTGGCGAGGTTGCTGTGGCCGAGGATGAGGGCGGTCGGGTCGTCGGCTATGTCTCGATGCGCTACGATTACGGAGCGAAGGTCGGGCAAATTCCCAACCTCGCCGTTTCCAGCGATGTTCGGGGGCAGGGGATCGGGCGCACCTTGCTTGAGCATGCGATCAGACGATTCCGCGAGCAGGGGATGACCGTCGCCCGGATCGAGACGCTCGATCAGAACCCGATCGGTCAACACCTTTATCCATCGGTCGGCTTCCGGGAAGTTGCCCGGCAGATCCACTTTGCCATGCCCTTGACCGACCCTGACCATTCCCAGGCAAAGGGGACCGCCCCGCAATGACCACCAACACCGAACTGACCTGGATCAAGGTCGATCCCGATGAGGTTCCCCCCCGCCTCGTCATGGAAGGAATCACCAAACGATTCGGTGGTGTTCACGCGCTCGAATCGGTGAACTTGAACGCCAGAGCGGGGGAGGTTCACGCCCTTTGCGGAGAGAACGGCGCGGGCAAGAGCACCCTGATGAAGATCCTCGCCGGGGCGATTCCCGAGTACGAGGGCCGCATCATCCTTGACGGTCGCGATCGCCGTTTTCAGGGGCCGAAAGATGCCGAGGACGCCGGCATCCGCATCATTCACCAGGAGCTCAACCTCGTTCCCGACCTGAGCGTCGCGGCCAACATCTTCCTTGGGAGAGAACGTCGTTCGCGGCTCGGACTGATCGACGACTGGGCGATGGAGCGGGCCGCCTCGGCGTTGTTTGATCGGCTCGGCACTCCCATCTCGGTCCGGGCGAGGGTCGGCGACCTTCGGATCGGTGATCAGCAGATGGTCGAGATCGCCAAGGCCCTGGCCTTCGATGCCCTCGTCCTCATCATGGACGAGCCGACCTCGGCCCTCTCCGATGCCGAGGTCTCGCGGCTGTATCGCGTGATCGGCGACCTGAGGCAATCGGGAACGACGGTTCTTTATATTTCGCACAAGATGAATGAGGTCTTCACTCTTGCCGACTGGGTGACCGTGCTTCGCGATGGATCGTTTGTGGCCTCAGCCCCTCGCAAGGAAATCCAGCCTGCCCAGGTCGTGCGCTGGATGGTCGGCCGAGAGATCGCCGACTTCGAGTTCGAGGCGAACGTCCCCCAGGGAACACCCGTGCTTCAGGTTGAAGGGCTCTCGCTGCCCAGCCCTGCCGGCAGCGGTCGACCGACGCTCCGCGACCTGAATTTGACCGTTCGACCAGGAGAAGTCGTCGGCATTGCCGGGTTGCTTGGGGCAGGGCGAACCGAGCTCCTGGAGTCGCTGTTCGGGGCCTCGGCCGATCGTCCCAGCGGAACCATCCGACTCGACGGCCAGGAAGTTCATTTCCAAGAACCGGCCGACGCCATCGCGGCCGGGGTCGCGCTTGTCACCGAGGACCGCAAGACCCTCGGTCTCTTCGACCAGATGACCGTGGCCGAGAACATCACGCTCGCCCAGCTTCAGGCCCTGGCCACCCTGGGCGTTGTTTCGTCGGCCGCCGAGCGCGAGGCGGTAGCACGCTCCATTGATCGGCTCCGGATCAAGACCCCGTCCGGTGAGGTGCCGGTCCTGAGTCTCTCGGGAGGCAACCAGCAGAAGTGCATTCTCGCCCGATGGCTCCTGACCGAGCCGAAGCTCCTGCTGCTGGATGAGCCGACACGCGGGATCGACGTCGGGGCGAAGGCCGAGATCTATGCCCTCATTCACCGCCTCGCCGAGCGCGGCATGGCCATCGTGATGACCAGTAGCGAGCTTCCCGAATTGCTCGCCGTCAGTAGCCGAATTCTCGTGCTTTGCGAGGGGAGGCTCACGGCCGAACTTTCCCGATCGGAGGCGACCGAGGAAGCCATCATGGACGCCGCGACCCGATTCCTTGACCGGGTGGCGGCATCCTGAGTGTTCGATTCGGCACCGGACCGGGTCGTGAGTCCCCTCCGCGACCGATCAGGGGGTCTCGGCGGTCGGCTCGTTCGCGTCGGCCGGGGCTTCGTCCGCTGCAGGAGCCTCGGCCGGTTCGGGGGGGGCGGAGGCGGGAGGAGGATCGGCCAGGTCGATGAGCGTGGCATCAAGGCGGCCGAAGAAGTCGAGCGTCGTCTGCGAGGCCAGCGGGTCGTCGATCGCGGCCAGTTGCGCGAAGATCGGCCTGGCGAAGCTGGCGAGTTGATCACGGGCGAAGGCGACATCGGTGACATTGGCCCTGCCTTGAAGCCGGTACTGCTCCAGGGCAATCAGGGCGGCCTGCTCCACGGCGCGACGGGTCGCGGCGGGGGTGGAAAGGAGCCCGGCGGGCCACTGGATCGCCCCCTCGGAGTCGAACAGCATCTCAATCCGACGTTCAAGGGGCAGGGCAGGGGCGACTCGGGTCGGAACCGTCCGTGGCAATCCGGTTTCGACATCGAGCTTCGTTTGCATCCGCAAGGCTTCGCGGCGCTGGTCGCGCCAGGCGGCCGCGGCGGCCTGCTGCTTCAGGGCGTCGGCTGCGGTGGTGGGGCGGGCCGTCTGAAGGGCCTGGGCGTTCGGCTGGATTGCGGGAGGCATGTAGATCGGCGGCACGGGTGGCCTGTAGCCGGTCGCCGAGAGTCCGCTCCAGCCGAAGGCATAAGGCCCCCAACCGTAGGGGCCGGACCCACCAATGTAGACGTAATTCTGAAACGGGCCGTATGGCCCTGATTGCGGCTGGGCCGAGGCCGAGGTGGGCCAGCTCAGGCCCACGAGGACCGCGGTCAGCAGCGCCACCGACGCCGATCGGGGCAAAGAATCGGTCTTCATGATCGCAGTCCCCAGAGGTGCGGATTGGTTTCCGATCACACATTCGAGTTTAAGTCGTTCGGTGATCGATGACTACGAACATCGCAGGAAAAGCTCCAGGGAAGTCAAGCAACGGGCATTCCCGGTCGATACAAACATCATAGGGAGTTTTGCCGAGGTCGGCGTGCCGAACCGCGGACGATCCGAGCAGCCGGTCGAAACCTCCCGGTCTCTTTTCGTTGCGGATCTGATGCCCGAATGGCCGATCACCTTATCGTGATTGATCCCAAACGCCAGGCCGAGTCGGTTTGCTCGGTCCAGGGTGTGGATCGGTCCCCCGTTTCCAGAGGGCCGGCTTGGGATCAGGGAAGCAGAATGAACGCCTCGCAGGTGGTCCGGAGTTGACCGCCACAAGACCAAGGAGGGTCGAACCGATGTCGACGTCCCGCATGGGAGGCCCCATCCACGCCGGTCGGCGAGCGATCTGGGCCGGGATCGCCGCCTTCGGCCTGTTCGGGGCCGTCGGCTGCCAGGTCGAGTATGCCGGCATGACCTTGCCGACGGGCAAGTATCTTTTCGACGACGTCCAGTACTTCGCCAAGGGACCTGACTTCCCGCTGGCGAATACGCAGGCCGCCACGCAGCGGGCTCAGATGCAGGCTCAGGGTATCGAGCCTTATGGCGCTCCGCCGGCTGCCGGCATGGTCGCACCGGGCGGTGTCCTGTCCGCTCCGGGTGGAGCGAGCATGATCCGATCCATCCCTGGCGGCGGTTCTGACATGGAAATCGAACAGGCTCGCCCGCCGATCCAGGCTCCTCCTCCGGGCGAACAGCTTCCGGGCATGGTTCCCCCTCCCGGCAACTTCTAATTCTTCGTGACGCCGACCCCTCTGGCTCAAGAGTCCGGAGAATGTGACTCTTAACCCTCTCCCCTCCGTCGGGGGAGAGGGTGGCTGCAAGGCCGGGTGAGGGGACTGGTGAGATCGTATCGTTTCGTTCCGCACGAAACGGAACCGCTCCCCTCCCGGGTGCGATCCATCAAGACGATCGAACGGCCCGGATGGCTTCGGCGATCCGGGCCGTTTCGTCGTGCGCGGCGGGTGCTCGCTTGACCCGCCCGATCGGCCTCATGAGAATGCGTCCTTTTCCCCCAGGGAGATGCCCGAGCCAACCCGAGGGCCTGCGCGTGCTGCTTCGAACGATCGACTGGGCCATTATCGGCACCTTCTTCGCCTTCACCTTGATTGTCGGGCTCGTCGTCTCCCGAAGGGCAGGGCGGACGCAGTCCGATTTCTTCCTCTCCGGGCGGGGCATGCCCTGGTGGCTGCTTGGCACCTCGATGGTTGCCACCACCTTCGCGGCCGATACCCCGTTGCTGGTCACGAGCATCGTCCGAGAACAAGGCGTGGCCGGTAACTGGGTCTGGTGGGCCTTCCTGCTCACCGGCATGCTCACGGTCGCCGTCTTCGCCAAGCTCTGGCGGCGATCAGGCATCCTGACCGACGTTGAATTTTATGAACGTCGCTACGGCGGGGCTCCCGCGGCGTTCCTTCGAGGCTTCCGCGCCCTCTACCTTGGCCTGATCTTCAACGTCCTGGTCATGGCCAACGTCACCCTGGCCGCGGTCAAAATCGCCCAGGTCATGTTCGATTTCAGCCCGGTTCAGGCAATCCTGGTCGCGGCCACCGTCACCGTGATCTTCAGCGCCGCCGGAGGCTTGCGGAGCGTCTTGCTCACCGACTTCGTCCTGTTCCTGATCGCCATGACCGGTTCGATCGGCGCGGCGGTCGTGGCCCTTCGACAACCGGAGGTCGGCGGCCTGACCGGCCTGTTCGCCAATGAGCAGGTTCAATCGCGTCTGGCCCTCTGGCCGAGCCTCGATTTCAGCTCGACCGCCTCGCTGAACGCGGCGATGACCATCTTGATCATTCCCCTGGCTGTGCAGTGGTGGGCCGCCTGGTATCCCGGAGCTGAGCCCGGCGGAGGCGGATACGTCGCCCAGCGGATGCTCGCCGCTCGGAGTGAGTCGCACGCGACCGGCGCGACCTTGCTCTTCAACTTCGCTCACTACGCGCTGCGTCCCTGGCCCTGGATCCTCGTCGCCCTGGCGTCTCTGACGATCTACCCCGACCTCGACTCGCTTCGCGCCGCCTTCCCGAAGGTCGGCGACACGATGGTCCGTGACGACCTGGCCTATCCGGCCATGATGAACCGGATGCCCCCCGGCCTGCTCGGCCTGATCGCCACGTCGTTGATCGCCTCGTACATGTCCACCATCTCAACGATGCTCAACTGGGGATCGTCCTACCTCGTTCACGACTTCTGGCTCCGGTTCGTTCGGCCGAAGGCGTCGGAACGCGAGCTGGTCCGGCTCGGCCGATTCCTGACCGTGGCCCTGATGGTCCTGGCCTGCGTGATCGCCTTGCAGCTTCAGAGCGTTTACGAAGGGTTCCAGATCTTGCTGAAGGTCGGGGCAGGGACGGGCCTGATCTACATCCTCCGCTGGTTCTGGTGGCGGCTGAACGCCCTGGCCGAGATCGTGGCGATGGCCGTCTCGTTCCTGATGGCCGCCGGCTTCGTGGTCCTGAGCCGGATTGCCCCCGAGCAAACCCCAGCCGACTGGCTCCAGTTCCTCATCATCGTCGGCGGCACCACGGCGTGCTGGATTGTCGTTTCACTCGTCACGCCTCCGGAGCGAGAGGAAACCCTTCGAAACTTCTACGACCACATTCGCCCGGGAGGGCCAGGCTGGAAGGCGGTCATCCGCCGCGCCCATGCCGAGGGGGCGCTGCTCGACTGCGACGGTTCGTGGAACATGCGGAGCGAACTGGTCTTCCTGATCGGCGGCTGTGCCTCGATCTACGGCGCACTGTTCGCCACCGGCCTGATCCTCTACGGCCGCGCGATCCCCGCGATGCTTGCGGTGCTGGTCGCGCTCGCCGGAGGGGCCGCAATGGCCGTCACCTGGCGAAGGGTTGCTTCAGGAACGGCCGAACCTGCCACGCCGGGTCCGATCGGGGAGGATCACTAATCGCATGGCGAACATTTATTATGTGGGCGACTGGGCCATCATGATGGGCCCGATCTTCGCCGAGAGTCCCTTCAACTACGAATACAAAGGGACCGAGATTTTCAACTACGGGACATGGCTCGTCGAGGCGCTTGAGTCCTCCGGCGAGCACACCGTTACCAGTGTCCCCGCCTGGGATTTCTACCGCCTCGCTCCAGGAGAATTCGACCGGATTCTCGATGAGTACGACCTCTTGATCTTCTCCGATGTCGAGGCCCGAAACTTCCAGCTCCACCCGTCGTTCTTCGACCGCTCGAAGTTCGGCACCGAGCCGCTCACCTTTCCCGACCGCGTTCGCCTGACCGTCGAGGCGATTCACCGCGGCACGCACGCCCTGTTCCTCGGCGGCTGGCTCAGCTTCAACGGCGAGTGCGGCAAAGGAGGCTGGGGTCGCACCCGCTTGGCCGAAGTCCTCCCCGTCACCTGTCTCGATTACGAAGATCTGCGCGAGAGCACCGAGGGCTACCGGATGGTCCCCACCGCCGGTGATCATCCCGCACTGCGCGGGATTGACCTGCACGCCTCTCCGCCGATCCTCGGCTACAACATCACCCGACCCCGACCCGGCTGCGAGGTCCTGGCCACTTGGGGAGACTCCCCCGATCCTGCGCTTGCTATCGGCCAGTTCGGCTCCGGCCGGGTCGCGGCCTACACCTCCGACCCCGCGCCTCACTGGGGATGTAACCTCGTGTACTGGAGCCAGTACCAAACGCTCTGGCTCAACCTTGTCCGGTGGCTTCTAACTTCATGAGCACCCAGCCCCGAGCGTGAGTCGTGTCTGTCTCGTTCACCCTCGTCCCCGATCGTGGGGGAGAGGGTGGCGGAAGGCCGCGTGAGGGGATCGATGCGAAGAACGTTTCGCGTTACGACCCCAACCCCCTCACGGAACTCAGAGCTCTCCCATCGGGAGGGAAGCAGTACGAACGCTACTATTCAGGATGCAACGGCCGGCATCCCCGCCTCGGTCGGGCATCCGACCGCTCCCTCCGGCTCCGAAGACACTCCCGTGCCCTCGCCGATCGGAGCAGACACGATCGCGGACATCGCCTGATCGTTGCGATTCCGGGGAAAATCTGCGGCTTCGGGATTCTTCGCGGCAAGGGGGCGACCGTCGGGAGTGATCGCCCCAGTTTCCACCAACGCTGCGTACATTAATCCGAGATGCATCACGTCTTTATCTCAACGG
This genomic interval from Tautonia rosea contains the following:
- a CDS encoding GNAT family N-acetyltransferase; protein product: MTISIRPFRESDRSILRAMTIEAFEGVSIDHNIDRLLGPIAAEDWRTRKGKHVDDDLDAPGGEVAVAEDEGGRVVGYVSMRYDYGAKVGQIPNLAVSSDVRGQGIGRTLLEHAIRRFREQGMTVARIETLDQNPIGQHLYPSVGFREVARQIHFAMPLTDPDHSQAKGTAPQ
- a CDS encoding sodium:solute symporter family protein codes for the protein MLLRTIDWAIIGTFFAFTLIVGLVVSRRAGRTQSDFFLSGRGMPWWLLGTSMVATTFAADTPLLVTSIVREQGVAGNWVWWAFLLTGMLTVAVFAKLWRRSGILTDVEFYERRYGGAPAAFLRGFRALYLGLIFNVLVMANVTLAAVKIAQVMFDFSPVQAILVAATVTVIFSAAGGLRSVLLTDFVLFLIAMTGSIGAAVVALRQPEVGGLTGLFANEQVQSRLALWPSLDFSSTASLNAAMTILIIPLAVQWWAAWYPGAEPGGGGYVAQRMLAARSESHATGATLLFNFAHYALRPWPWILVALASLTIYPDLDSLRAAFPKVGDTMVRDDLAYPAMMNRMPPGLLGLIATSLIASYMSTISTMLNWGSSYLVHDFWLRFVRPKASERELVRLGRFLTVALMVLACVIALQLQSVYEGFQILLKVGAGTGLIYILRWFWWRLNALAEIVAMAVSFLMAAGFVVLSRIAPEQTPADWLQFLIIVGGTTACWIVVSLVTPPEREETLRNFYDHIRPGGPGWKAVIRRAHAEGALLDCDGSWNMRSELVFLIGGCASIYGALFATGLILYGRAIPAMLAVLVALAGGAAMAVTWRRVASGTAEPATPGPIGEDH
- a CDS encoding alpha/beta hydrolase-fold protein, giving the protein MTLNRWLAPLSLCLVMTTVEAQGFGSLPTRSAEPVEPIPATTGQPDPAAVTAPAVGLAPRFEVSVVEGLLDAPTDGRLVVILSRRARPEPRDALSLPVPGSPAVLGVDAELVAPGTVTLVDASARSFPIAALENLPAGDYVAQAVLMRNPDLLLLDAPGNLSSAPTPVRLDPADTDPISLELTRIDPPERLPDDTDLVRYLKVPSKLLSEFHGRPMFLRVAVVLPRDYGKDPSLRYPLRVHIGGFGSRFTAARRRMAEGSPFRRMWLDDDTPRFLMLFLDGAGPLGDPYQVNSANHGPYGDAITQELIPYVERLYRGIGQGYARVLDGGSTGGWVSVALQVFYPDFFNGCWSSCPDSLDFRSFQLINIYDDANAYTTADGTERPAFRREDGTPVYAMRDECSLENALGLGGSWAMSGGQWGSWNATYSPRGPDGRPVPLWDPVTGAIDTSVLDHWAKYDIRRVLETNWQMLGPKLRGKIHIWMGDADNFFLEDALQRLEAFLETADPPFEGSIVYGAGEGHCWSGITESEMMQQMAEAVVSGAPR
- a CDS encoding DUF6869 domain-containing protein; the protein is MDVETAIRNAEALLPGEPVPVDEGEDPRWQAILEVEDFVESDPEPVWLFIARWGGHPQEDLRNAIACCLLEHLLECHFTAFFPRVEERALDEPLFAEMFLRCWQLGQSEEPGNAERFESLRHRIQAQARA
- a CDS encoding glutamine amidotransferase, coding for MANIYYVGDWAIMMGPIFAESPFNYEYKGTEIFNYGTWLVEALESSGEHTVTSVPAWDFYRLAPGEFDRILDEYDLLIFSDVEARNFQLHPSFFDRSKFGTEPLTFPDRVRLTVEAIHRGTHALFLGGWLSFNGECGKGGWGRTRLAEVLPVTCLDYEDLRESTEGYRMVPTAGDHPALRGIDLHASPPILGYNITRPRPGCEVLATWGDSPDPALAIGQFGSGRVAAYTSDPAPHWGCNLVYWSQYQTLWLNLVRWLLTS
- a CDS encoding sugar ABC transporter ATP-binding protein, translated to MTTNTELTWIKVDPDEVPPRLVMEGITKRFGGVHALESVNLNARAGEVHALCGENGAGKSTLMKILAGAIPEYEGRIILDGRDRRFQGPKDAEDAGIRIIHQELNLVPDLSVAANIFLGRERRSRLGLIDDWAMERAASALFDRLGTPISVRARVGDLRIGDQQMVEIAKALAFDALVLIMDEPTSALSDAEVSRLYRVIGDLRQSGTTVLYISHKMNEVFTLADWVTVLRDGSFVASAPRKEIQPAQVVRWMVGREIADFEFEANVPQGTPVLQVEGLSLPSPAGSGRPTLRDLNLTVRPGEVVGIAGLLGAGRTELLESLFGASADRPSGTIRLDGQEVHFQEPADAIAAGVALVTEDRKTLGLFDQMTVAENITLAQLQALATLGVVSSAAEREAVARSIDRLRIKTPSGEVPVLSLSGGNQQKCILARWLLTEPKLLLLDEPTRGIDVGAKAEIYALIHRLAERGMAIVMTSSELPELLAVSSRILVLCEGRLTAELSRSEATEEAIMDAATRFLDRVAAS